A genomic stretch from Lathyrus oleraceus cultivar Zhongwan6 chromosome 2, CAAS_Psat_ZW6_1.0, whole genome shotgun sequence includes:
- the LOC127118449 gene encoding heat shock 70 kDa protein 8 — protein MEEAQYTVASGSETTGEEKSLPLPNIAVGIDIGTSQCSVAVWNGSEVELLKNQRNRKLMKSFVTFKDEGPSGGVTNQLSNEHEMLSGDTIFNIKRLIGRVDTDPVVRASKNLPFLVQTLDIGVRPYIAALVNNVWRFTSPEEVLAIFLVELRLMTEARLKRPIRNVVLTVPVSFSRFQLTRLERACAMAGLHILRLMPEPTAVAMLYGQQQLKASQESMGSGSEKIALIFNMGAGFCDVAVTATDGGVSQIKALAGSTIGGEDLLQNMMRHLLPDSENIFKSHAVKQIESMALLRVAAQDAIHQLSSQISVQVDVDLGDGLKVYKVVDRAEFEEVNKEVFEKCESLIIQCLHDAKVEAGDVNDAIIVGGCSYIPKVKNLVTNICKVSEIYKDINPFEGAVCGAAMEGAVASGITDPFGNLDLLMIQATPLAIGIRADGNEFVPVIPKNTRLPARKDLVFTTIRDNQSEALIVVYEGEGNQAAEENHLLGYLKIIGIPAAPKGVPDISVCMDVDTANVLTVLAGVVMPGSRAPAVPFMQVRMPMVDDAQGWCAEAINKTYGASMDLVTLKKA, from the coding sequence ATGGAAGAAGCTCAATATACTGTGGCATCTGGCAGTGAAACTACTGGGGAGGAAAAGTCGTTACCTCTTCCCAACATAGCAGTTGGAATCGATATTGGCACCTCACAATGCAGTGTTGCTGTATGGAATGGTTCCGAAGTAGAGCTTTTGAAAAACCAAAGAAATCGAAAGCTTATGAAATCGTTTGTGACTTTCAAAGATGAAGGCCCTTCAGGTGGAGTTACCAATCAACTCTCCAATGAACATGAGATGCTGTCTGGAGATACAATTTTCAACATTAAACGTTTGATCGGAAGAGTTGATACCGACCCAGTGGTTCGCGCGAGTAAAAATCTCCCTTTTCTGGTGCAGACCTTGGACATTGGCGTTCGCCCGTATATTGCTGCGTTAGTGAACAATGTCTGGAGATTCACCAGTCCAGAAGAAGTTCTTGCGATATTTCTGGTGGAGTTAAGACTAATGACAGAAGCACGTCTGAAACGACCGATAAGAAATGTAGTGCTTACCGTTCCAGTTTCGTTCAGTCGTTTCCAGCTGACCCGCCTAGAGCGTGCTTGTGCGATGGCTGGTCTTCACATTCTCAGGCTAATGCCTGAACCAACAGCAGTGGCAATGTTATATGGACAGCAGCAACTGAAAGCTTCTCAGGAATCTATGGGCAGTGGAAGTGAGAAAATTGCTCTCATTTTTAATATGGGTGCTGGTTTTTGCGACGTTGCTGTGACTGCTACCGACGGAGGAGTATCCCAGATAAAAGCCTTGGCAGGAAGTACTATTGGCGGAGAAGACTTGCTTCAGAATATGATGCGTCATCTGTTACCGGattctgaaaatattttcaaGAGTCATGCGGTCAAACAAATCGAGTCAATGGCATTGCTTCGAGTTGCAGCCCAGGATGCAATTCACCAGCTTTCGTCTCAAATCAGTGTTCAGGTCGATGTAGACTTGGGAGATGGTTTGAAGGTATACAAGGTTGTTGACAGGGCGGAGTTTGAGGAGGTGAACAAAGAGGTGTTTGAAAAATGCGAAAGCCTTATCATCCAGTGTTTACATGATGCAAAGGTAGAAGCCGGGGATGTAAATGATGCTATAATTGTTGGTGGATGTTCTTATATCCCAAAAGTGAAGAATCTTGTTACTAACATATGCAAAGTATCAGAAATTTATAAAGATATAAATCCTTTCGAAGGTGCCGTTTGCGGTGCAGCAATGGAAGGAGCTGTCGCCTCAGGTATCACTGACCCATTTGGAAACTTGGATTTGTTAATGATTCAAGCCACACCTCTTGCCATTGGAATTCGAGCGGATGGAAACGAGTTTGTACCTGTAATTCCAAAGAACACCAGATTGCCAGCGCGTAAGGATCTAGTTTTCACAACTATTCGCGACAATCAGTCCGAGGCATTGATAGTTGTCTACGAAGGCGAAGGAAATCAGGCAGCAGAAGAAAATCATTTGTTGGGATATTTGAAGATAATCGGAATACCTGCAGCACCAAAAGGAGTTCCTGATATCAGTGTGTGCATGGACGTAGATACTGCAAACGTGCTGACAGTTTTAGCCGGTGTTGTGATGCCTGGATCTCGGGCACCTGCAGTTCCTTTTATGCAAGTGAGGATGCCGATGGTTGATGATGCGCAAGGTTGGTGTGCTGAGGCTATAAATAAAACCTATGGTGCTTCAATGGATTTGGTTACTCTCAAAAAGGCATGA